A part of Saliniradius amylolyticus genomic DNA contains:
- a CDS encoding malic enzyme-like NAD(P)-binding protein, which translates to MSDFRQKALDYHAKPVPGKISVELTKPAEKVSDLALAYSPGVAEPVKEIAADPDNAYKYTAKGNMVAVISNGTAILGLGNLGPLASKPVMEGKALLFKRFAGLDSIDIEVKHRTTEEFINTVANIADTFGGINLEDIKAPECFEIEQELIKRCQVPVFHDDQHGTAIVTAAGMLNALEIQGKEIHDCTIVCMGAGAAAVACMELLIKCGAQRERIYMLDRKGVIHTRREELPSHKQAFANNTDKRSLEDVLEGADVFVGVSGPDVLPPEALKLMAPNPVIFACSNPDPEIKPELANSVRDDLIMATGRSDYPNQVNNVLCFPFIFRGALDVRASTINDEMKVAAVEAIRSIAKESVPQEVLEAADIDKLEFGKDYIIPKPMDPRLCQRVAKAVAQAAIDSGATDLEALPKGYME; encoded by the coding sequence ATGTCCGATTTTCGTCAAAAAGCTCTGGATTATCACGCTAAACCGGTTCCCGGCAAGATCAGTGTCGAACTGACGAAGCCCGCCGAGAAGGTGTCTGACCTGGCGCTGGCGTACAGCCCGGGCGTGGCTGAGCCGGTGAAGGAAATCGCCGCCGATCCAGACAATGCCTATAAGTACACCGCCAAGGGCAATATGGTGGCGGTCATTTCTAATGGCACGGCGATTCTTGGTCTGGGCAACTTAGGTCCGCTGGCCTCCAAGCCGGTTATGGAAGGTAAGGCTTTGCTGTTTAAACGCTTTGCGGGGCTCGACTCCATCGATATCGAAGTTAAACACCGCACCACCGAAGAGTTTATCAACACCGTAGCCAATATCGCCGACACCTTTGGTGGTATTAACCTGGAAGACATCAAGGCGCCCGAGTGTTTTGAGATCGAGCAAGAGCTGATCAAGCGCTGTCAGGTACCGGTTTTCCACGACGACCAACACGGCACTGCTATTGTGACCGCTGCGGGTATGTTGAATGCGCTGGAGATTCAGGGCAAAGAGATCCACGACTGTACTATCGTTTGTATGGGCGCGGGTGCGGCTGCTGTAGCTTGTATGGAGCTGCTGATTAAATGCGGTGCCCAGCGCGAACGCATCTATATGCTGGATCGCAAAGGTGTGATCCACACCCGTCGTGAAGAGCTCCCTTCGCACAAGCAGGCCTTCGCCAACAATACCGATAAGCGCAGCCTGGAAGATGTTCTGGAAGGTGCCGATGTATTTGTGGGCGTATCCGGCCCGGATGTATTGCCACCGGAAGCGCTGAAACTGATGGCGCCAAATCCGGTGATTTTCGCCTGCTCCAACCCGGACCCGGAAATCAAGCCTGAGCTCGCCAACTCGGTGCGGGACGATCTGATTATGGCCACCGGCCGTTCGGACTACCCCAATCAGGTGAACAATGTGCTCTGCTTCCCGTTTATTTTCCGCGGGGCGCTGGATGTGCGGGCCAGCACCATTAACGATGAAATGAAAGTCGCGGCGGTAGAAGCCATCCGTTCCATCGCCAAAGAGTCGGTGCCACAAGAAGTGTTGGAAGCGGCGGATATCGACAAACTCGAGTTTGGTAAGGATTACATCATTCCTAAGCCGATGGACCCTCGCTTGTGTCAGCGTGTGGCTAAGGCCGTGGCCCAGGCCGCCATCGACAGCGGTGCCACCGACTTAGAAGCCCTGCCAAAAGGCTATATGGAGTAA
- a CDS encoding co-chaperone GroES produces MKIRPLHDRVMVKRQEQESKSAGGIVLTGSAAEKSTRGEVVAVGNGRILDNGDVKALDVKVGDTVIFNDGYGVKTEKVDGEEVLIMSESDILAVVEE; encoded by the coding sequence ATGAAAATCCGTCCTTTACATGATCGTGTGATGGTTAAACGCCAAGAGCAGGAGAGCAAGTCTGCCGGTGGCATCGTTCTGACTGGTTCAGCCGCTGAGAAATCCACGCGCGGTGAAGTTGTTGCCGTAGGCAATGGCCGCATCCTGGATAACGGCGACGTGAAAGCGCTGGACGTTAAAGTGGGCGACACCGTGATCTTCAACGACGGCTACGGCGTGAAAACCGAAAAAGTCGACGGTGAAGAAGTGCTGATCATGAGCGAGTCAGACATTCTGGCCGTTGTAGAAGAATAA
- the groL gene encoding chaperonin GroEL (60 kDa chaperone family; promotes refolding of misfolded polypeptides especially under stressful conditions; forms two stacked rings of heptamers to form a barrel-shaped 14mer; ends can be capped by GroES; misfolded proteins enter the barrel where they are refolded when GroES binds): protein MAAKEVRFSDDARNRMLKGVNTLANAVKVTLGPKGRNVVLDKSFGAPTITKDGVSVAKEIELEDKFENMGAQMVKEVASKANDEAGDGTTTATVLAQAIVTEGLKSVAAGMNPMDLKRGIDKAVAVAVEELKALSTECSDSKSIAQVGTISANSDEEIGQIIADAMEKVGKEGVITVEEGQALQNELDVVEGMQFDRGYLSPYFINNQESGQVELESPYILLVDKKISNIRELLPTLEAVSKASKPLLLIAEDVESEALATLVVNNMRGIVKAAAVKAPGFGDRRKAMLQDIAILTGGTVISEEIGMDLEKATLEDLGTAKRVVINKDNTTIVDGAGEDTAIEGRVAQIRAQIEESTSDYDKEKLQERLAKLAGGVGVIKVGAATEMEMKEKKARVEDALHATRAAVEEGVVPGGGVALVRAAAKIVELTGDNEDQTHGVRLALRAMEAPLRQIATNAGAEASVVINKVTEGTGNYGYNAGNDTYGDMLEMGILDPTKVTRSALQFAASVASLMITTEAMVAEIPQKDEGGAPDMGGMGGMGGMGGMM from the coding sequence ATGGCTGCTAAAGAAGTACGTTTTTCTGACGACGCCCGCAACAGAATGCTGAAGGGCGTAAACACCCTGGCAAACGCTGTAAAAGTTACCCTGGGTCCAAAAGGCCGCAACGTGGTTCTGGACAAGTCTTTCGGTGCCCCAACCATCACTAAAGATGGTGTATCTGTAGCGAAAGAAATCGAGCTGGAAGACAAGTTCGAGAACATGGGCGCGCAAATGGTGAAAGAGGTTGCCTCTAAAGCCAACGACGAAGCCGGTGACGGTACCACCACGGCCACCGTACTGGCGCAAGCCATCGTGACCGAAGGCCTGAAGTCTGTTGCCGCCGGCATGAACCCCATGGACCTGAAGCGCGGTATCGACAAAGCCGTTGCCGTTGCCGTTGAAGAGCTGAAAGCGCTGTCTACCGAGTGTTCCGACAGCAAGTCTATCGCTCAGGTAGGTACTATCTCTGCCAACTCTGACGAAGAAATCGGTCAGATCATCGCCGACGCGATGGAAAAAGTCGGCAAAGAAGGCGTTATCACCGTTGAAGAAGGTCAGGCGCTGCAAAACGAGCTGGACGTGGTTGAAGGTATGCAGTTCGACCGCGGTTACCTGTCGCCTTACTTCATCAACAACCAGGAAAGCGGCCAGGTAGAGCTGGAAAGCCCCTACATCCTGTTGGTTGACAAGAAGATCTCCAACATCCGTGAACTGCTGCCGACTCTGGAAGCCGTTTCCAAAGCTTCTAAGCCGCTGCTGCTGATCGCCGAAGACGTAGAAAGCGAAGCGCTGGCAACACTGGTTGTGAACAACATGCGCGGTATCGTGAAAGCCGCTGCCGTTAAGGCGCCTGGCTTTGGCGACCGTCGTAAAGCCATGCTGCAGGACATCGCCATTCTGACTGGCGGTACCGTGATTTCTGAAGAAATCGGCATGGACCTGGAAAAAGCCACTCTGGAAGATCTGGGTACGGCCAAGCGCGTTGTAATCAACAAAGACAACACCACCATCGTTGACGGTGCTGGTGAAGACACTGCCATCGAAGGCCGTGTTGCTCAAATCCGCGCTCAAATCGAAGAGTCGACTTCTGACTACGACAAAGAGAAGCTGCAAGAGCGTCTGGCCAAGCTGGCTGGCGGTGTTGGCGTTATCAAAGTTGGCGCGGCCACCGAAATGGAAATGAAAGAGAAGAAAGCCCGCGTTGAAGACGCCCTGCACGCCACTCGCGCCGCCGTTGAAGAAGGCGTAGTACCTGGTGGTGGTGTGGCGCTGGTTCGTGCCGCCGCTAAGATTGTTGAACTGACCGGCGACAACGAAGACCAGACTCACGGTGTTCGCCTGGCCCTGCGTGCGATGGAAGCGCCTCTGCGTCAAATCGCCACCAACGCCGGTGCTGAAGCCTCTGTGGTTATCAACAAGGTAACCGAAGGTACAGGTAACTACGGCTACAACGCCGGTAACGATACTTACGGCGACATGCTGGAAATGGGCATCCTGGATCCAACCAAGGTAACCCGCAGCGCGCTGCAGTTCGCAGCCTCTGTTGCCAGCCTGATGATTACCACCGAAGCCATGGTCGCTGAGATTCCTCAGAAAGACGAAGGCGGTGCCCCTGATATGGGCGGCATGGGTGGTATGGGCGGAATGGGCGGCATGATGTAA
- a CDS encoding integron integrase: MPKSQFMESVRAALRTRQYSIRTEKCYLYWVRQFIRFNAMLHPENMNNEHVERFLTDLAVAKKVSPSTQNLALCAIVFMYRYVIGRELEGLNYGYTRTPKNLPAVLSPSEVKTIMEQLHGRAKLITALLYGSGLRIHEALRLRVKDINFYDRSVFVFRGKGRKDRYTLLPSGLVQGLMQQMEKVRESHNADLAEGFGATSVPASLKRKYQSALNDYAWQYLFPSDVRCQHPVDGYICRHHWHTSSYRRQLRAAVVKSNLPKRVTAHTFRHSFATRLLEQGTDIRTVQELLGHTDLKTTEIYTHVLGSRRAGVLSPVDGIINTKQQNS, translated from the coding sequence ATGCCAAAGTCTCAGTTTATGGAGTCGGTAAGAGCTGCACTTAGGACTCGTCAATACAGCATTCGAACAGAAAAATGTTATCTGTACTGGGTGCGTCAGTTCATTCGTTTTAATGCCATGCTACACCCGGAGAACATGAACAATGAGCATGTCGAGCGGTTTCTAACCGACCTTGCCGTAGCCAAAAAGGTCAGTCCTTCAACACAAAACCTCGCACTGTGCGCCATCGTATTTATGTATCGCTATGTAATTGGTAGGGAGCTTGAAGGTTTGAATTATGGCTATACTCGGACACCGAAAAATTTGCCAGCGGTGCTGTCTCCCTCGGAAGTTAAAACCATTATGGAGCAGCTTCACGGAAGAGCAAAACTCATTACCGCTTTACTCTATGGATCTGGCTTACGCATTCACGAGGCCCTACGGCTCAGAGTTAAAGATATAAACTTCTATGATCGGTCTGTTTTCGTTTTTAGAGGTAAAGGGCGTAAAGACAGATACACCCTTTTACCCAGTGGGCTTGTCCAAGGGTTGATGCAACAAATGGAAAAAGTCAGGGAGTCGCATAATGCTGACCTTGCCGAAGGGTTCGGCGCTACCTCCGTACCTGCGTCTTTAAAACGTAAATATCAGTCGGCATTAAATGACTACGCGTGGCAGTATCTCTTCCCGTCCGATGTGCGCTGCCAACATCCAGTGGATGGCTATATCTGTCGCCATCACTGGCATACGTCCTCTTACCGACGGCAACTCAGAGCTGCGGTGGTAAAGTCCAACTTGCCCAAGCGCGTGACCGCGCACACGTTTCGTCACTCTTTTGCGACCAGGCTACTGGAACAAGGAACCGATATTCGCACCGTTCAGGAATTGCTGGGGCACACTGATTTGAAAACAACCGAAATCTATACCCATGTTCTTGGGAGTAGGCGAGCCGGAGTGTTAAGCCCCGTAGACGGCATAATTAATACGAAGCAACAAAACTCATAG
- a CDS encoding KTSC domain-containing protein, which produces MTEWVNVRSTAIRRIGYDSDSMRMYIDFEDSDPVYTFCRVPERVFREFVNARSVGQYYHQYIKDRYDC; this is translated from the coding sequence ATGACTGAGTGGGTAAATGTTAGGTCTACGGCAATCCGCCGCATTGGGTATGACTCAGATTCAATGCGTATGTATATCGACTTTGAAGATAGTGACCCTGTCTATACATTTTGCAGAGTTCCTGAGCGGGTATTTAGAGAGTTCGTGAATGCTCGCTCAGTTGGTCAGTATTATCACCAATATATAAAAGATCGCTACGATTGCTAA
- a CDS encoding HNH endonuclease: MSQEIEQAFTRYRTGERPWTHVERDWYVADGVGRLYPLKYIWALATNSAPRNFNTSHARKELAEREYSVVRLDSKQKYYNEWRKKADQLAGSTLSDEEIRKRANEAPKKPVKHLTASYQFGRNPYVSAFVLRRANGVCERCGSPAPFRKRFDNSPYLEVHHTVPLSEGGTDTIDNTEAVCPNCHREAHYG; encoded by the coding sequence ATGAGCCAAGAGATTGAGCAAGCATTTACCCGGTACCGTACCGGTGAGCGGCCCTGGACGCATGTAGAACGAGACTGGTATGTCGCGGACGGGGTAGGTCGGTTGTATCCGCTCAAGTACATCTGGGCATTAGCAACCAATTCCGCGCCTAGAAATTTCAATACTAGCCACGCACGGAAAGAGCTCGCAGAGCGGGAATATTCGGTCGTTCGGCTGGATAGTAAACAAAAATATTACAACGAGTGGCGTAAAAAAGCAGATCAGTTGGCTGGAAGCACGCTTTCGGATGAGGAAATTCGTAAGCGTGCTAATGAGGCGCCGAAGAAGCCAGTCAAACACTTGACAGCTAGCTACCAGTTCGGACGAAATCCATATGTATCCGCTTTTGTACTCAGACGTGCAAATGGGGTATGTGAAAGGTGTGGAAGTCCAGCACCCTTTCGGAAGCGATTTGATAACTCGCCATACCTTGAAGTGCACCATACAGTCCCATTGTCCGAGGGCGGAACGGATACAATCGATAATACAGAAGCGGTTTGTCCGAACTGCCACCGTGAAGCTCATTATGGCTAA
- a CDS encoding alpha/beta fold hydrolase translates to MLRLILALLLLAVVKVACASSTLTIDGKAIEYEVKGDGPIPVLFDAGALMGMAGWDSVWEQLPSNITAIRFSRLGEGESDACTGKRSRQDYVAEVDKVLTALDIERPFVYVGHSFGGITARQFSAAHRGEVSAMLLLDPYNPHDVDILKQLDPVDGPRQIQAVKQADYEAGAGKWCFLDIIWDKTESLGYEAIGDLPVTLIAAAKVPAEPRNLFESAEGRKLWGQYQSDWVQAFPRGRAVLAEQSSHYVQDDVPELVVEELKRLLQRL, encoded by the coding sequence ATGTTACGACTGATACTGGCTTTGCTGCTACTGGCGGTAGTAAAGGTGGCTTGTGCCTCATCCACACTGACCATCGACGGCAAGGCCATCGAATATGAGGTAAAGGGCGATGGGCCAATTCCGGTCTTGTTCGATGCCGGTGCCCTGATGGGTATGGCTGGCTGGGATTCGGTTTGGGAGCAGTTGCCCTCCAATATCACCGCCATTCGCTTTTCCCGCCTGGGTGAGGGCGAGTCTGACGCTTGCACAGGCAAGCGCAGCCGACAGGACTATGTGGCGGAGGTGGATAAGGTTCTTACTGCCCTCGATATTGAGCGGCCCTTTGTGTATGTGGGGCATTCTTTTGGCGGCATTACAGCGCGGCAGTTTTCTGCGGCGCATCGGGGCGAGGTCTCGGCCATGTTGTTGCTCGACCCCTATAACCCGCACGATGTGGATATTTTAAAACAACTGGACCCGGTGGATGGCCCCAGGCAGATTCAAGCGGTGAAGCAAGCGGATTATGAAGCGGGCGCGGGCAAATGGTGCTTTTTGGATATTATCTGGGATAAGACTGAGTCGTTAGGCTATGAGGCCATTGGCGATCTGCCCGTTACCCTGATCGCCGCGGCGAAGGTGCCCGCCGAACCCAGAAACCTGTTTGAAAGCGCCGAGGGGCGTAAGCTATGGGGCCAGTATCAGAGTGACTGGGTGCAGGCCTTTCCCCGTGGGCGCGCTGTTCTGGCGGAACAAAGCAGCCACTATGTGCAGGACGATGTGCCAGAGCTGGTTGTCGAGGAATTAAAACGGTTACTACAGCGGCTGTGA
- a CDS encoding MAPEG family protein, which translates to MEILNPIFSMVILTALVGFALGGARFASIKKGQVDGRYFKLMSGYELPEHLKQLERNFGNLLELPVLFYVVCVLSLVLTVSSPLFLSMAWAFVGLRVLHTAIHISYNHPLHRFLIFLLSTLVLLGMWYELYSLVSQG; encoded by the coding sequence ATGGAAATTCTCAACCCCATCTTTAGCATGGTCATACTCACCGCGCTGGTGGGCTTTGCGCTCGGGGGCGCACGATTTGCCAGTATCAAAAAAGGCCAAGTGGACGGACGTTATTTTAAACTGATGTCTGGCTACGAGTTGCCGGAGCACCTAAAACAACTAGAGCGTAATTTTGGCAATTTACTGGAGTTGCCGGTGCTGTTCTATGTGGTCTGTGTACTGAGTCTGGTGTTAACGGTCAGTAGCCCACTGTTTTTATCTATGGCGTGGGCCTTTGTGGGGCTGCGGGTACTGCATACGGCAATCCACATTAGCTACAACCACCCCCTCCACCGCTTTTTGATATTTTTGTTGTCCACTTTGGTGTTGCTGGGGATGTGGTATGAACTCTATTCCTTAGTGAGCCAAGGGTAA
- a CDS encoding DUF4177 domain-containing protein, with product MWEYKIVDSSLAEKEGFLKGRTVDSVESYLNSLGQDGWEIIDIDFNMDPTIPGGPTHFHGLAKRRK from the coding sequence ATGTGGGAATATAAAATTGTGGATTCTTCCCTGGCCGAAAAGGAAGGCTTTTTAAAAGGTCGAACCGTCGACTCTGTAGAGAGCTACCTGAATAGTCTGGGGCAAGATGGTTGGGAGATCATTGATATCGATTTCAATATGGACCCAACCATTCCGGGCGGCCCCACCCACTTTCACGGACTCGCAAAACGCAGAAAATAA
- a CDS encoding methyltransferase family protein, with protein sequence MKIPPLLLVLLLGALMYVISLFTPSVVVHPVLRFTAAAVIFITGSGISLSGVLAFRRSKTSVNPLSPDKASSLVETGIYRISRNPMYVGFLMMLLAWSIALANLYTLPACVVFFWYINRFQIPEEERALKAMFQQSYTAYTRRVRRWL encoded by the coding sequence ATGAAAATACCCCCTCTATTACTTGTTTTACTACTGGGCGCGCTGATGTATGTCATCTCACTGTTTACGCCATCGGTGGTTGTGCATCCTGTACTGCGGTTCACGGCAGCCGCCGTTATCTTCATCACGGGCTCAGGCATTAGCTTAAGTGGGGTGCTGGCATTCAGGCGTTCGAAGACCAGCGTTAACCCTTTATCGCCGGATAAAGCCAGCTCGCTGGTGGAAACCGGTATATACCGGATCTCCCGCAATCCGATGTATGTCGGCTTTCTGATGATGTTGCTGGCGTGGTCTATCGCTTTAGCGAACCTCTACACATTGCCCGCATGCGTTGTCTTTTTCTGGTACATCAACCGGTTTCAAATTCCCGAGGAAGAAAGAGCCCTCAAGGCCATGTTTCAGCAATCGTACACAGCGTATACTCGCCGGGTCCGACGCTGGTTATAG
- a CDS encoding class I SAM-dependent DNA methyltransferase — MSESWDDYAPGWDSNEAVIAYADKAHQALIQVMDPAGFRVLDFGCGTGLLSERLSPSAASIVALDPAPKMIAVLENKGLSNVATITAGLDPKLAAEHPLLTPGFDLIVASSALAFVPDYVETVSLLKQLLKPGGRLIQWDWLKKQDDEGAGFSPHQIRSAMTAAGLVDCTVSTAFSVQAGGDKMDVLMGVARNN, encoded by the coding sequence ATGAGTGAAAGCTGGGACGATTATGCCCCGGGCTGGGACAGCAATGAAGCGGTCATCGCCTATGCTGATAAAGCACACCAGGCGCTGATACAGGTTATGGATCCGGCAGGCTTCCGGGTTCTCGACTTTGGTTGTGGTACGGGCTTGCTGAGCGAGCGGTTGTCGCCCTCGGCCGCATCGATTGTGGCACTGGACCCAGCCCCAAAAATGATTGCTGTACTGGAGAATAAGGGGCTGAGCAATGTGGCCACCATCACTGCCGGGTTAGACCCTAAACTGGCCGCCGAGCATCCGCTGCTCACCCCGGGGTTTGATCTTATTGTGGCGTCATCGGCGCTGGCCTTTGTGCCCGATTACGTGGAGACGGTCAGTCTGTTAAAGCAACTGCTGAAGCCTGGTGGCAGACTTATACAGTGGGACTGGCTCAAAAAGCAGGACGATGAGGGGGCAGGATTTTCACCGCACCAGATCCGTTCGGCGATGACCGCCGCTGGCCTGGTGGACTGCACGGTATCCACCGCTTTTTCAGTGCAGGCCGGGGGCGACAAAATGGACGTATTGATGGGTGTGGCCCGTAATAACTAG
- a CDS encoding Gfo/Idh/MocA family protein, with protein sequence MSQIDRRRFLKLFSAALAVGSTKLSVAATMSQRKVGVALLGLGNYSTHLLAPALQATRFCELRGIVTGSPEKIPKWQRRYGIPDANVYSYDTMHRLADNPDIDVVYVVTPTSLHLKYAERAASAGKHVWCEKPMAMTEAECQRMIDVCNKNHVQLAIGYRMQHEPNTRAMANYAQTSPFGTITSVSSFAGYPGNGLPADNWRMQKDMGGGALYDMGVYPINGARFLTGMNSVAVTGRFEKSHPEIFTQVDETTYFTLEFANGLIADCGTSVVRGFNHLQVDCESGWYRLAPMQSYSGVTATTSSGKRLAPIKGMQQTLQMDNDAQAILGQGPILVPGEEGLADIRLVQAIFKAAESGRRVAL encoded by the coding sequence TTGAGCCAGATTGATCGTCGCCGCTTTTTAAAACTGTTCAGCGCCGCGTTAGCGGTTGGCAGCACTAAGCTCAGTGTCGCCGCAACCATGTCACAGCGCAAAGTCGGCGTGGCATTACTGGGACTGGGCAACTACAGCACCCACCTGTTGGCCCCGGCACTGCAAGCCACCCGCTTCTGTGAACTGCGCGGTATAGTGACCGGCTCACCGGAGAAGATCCCGAAATGGCAGCGCCGGTACGGGATACCCGATGCCAATGTGTACAGCTACGACACCATGCACCGGCTGGCCGACAACCCGGATATCGATGTGGTGTATGTGGTGACACCGACCAGTTTGCACCTGAAGTACGCCGAACGTGCCGCCAGCGCCGGTAAACATGTATGGTGTGAAAAGCCCATGGCGATGACCGAAGCCGAATGCCAGCGCATGATCGATGTGTGCAACAAAAACCATGTGCAGCTTGCCATTGGTTACCGGATGCAGCACGAACCCAATACCCGCGCTATGGCCAACTATGCCCAAACCAGCCCCTTCGGCACCATAACCTCGGTCAGCAGCTTTGCCGGCTATCCGGGCAATGGCTTACCGGCCGATAACTGGCGTATGCAAAAGGACATGGGCGGCGGTGCTCTCTACGATATGGGCGTATACCCCATTAACGGCGCACGCTTTCTAACCGGCATGAACTCGGTGGCCGTGACCGGTCGGTTTGAAAAATCCCACCCCGAGATCTTCACCCAAGTGGATGAAACCACCTATTTTACCCTGGAGTTTGCCAATGGACTTATCGCCGATTGCGGCACCAGTGTGGTGAGAGGCTTTAATCACCTGCAGGTGGATTGCGAATCCGGCTGGTACCGGTTAGCGCCCATGCAGAGCTATTCGGGCGTGACCGCCACCACCAGCTCGGGCAAGCGACTGGCGCCCATCAAGGGCATGCAGCAAACCCTGCAGATGGACAACGACGCCCAGGCCATTCTGGGCCAGGGCCCAATTCTCGTGCCCGGTGAAGAAGGCCTGGCCGATATCCGACTGGTGCAGGCTATCTTTAAAGCCGCCGAATCCGGCCGGCGAGTCGCGCTATGA
- a CDS encoding cupin domain-containing protein: MTTRLNADFEQPVVIRPEDYQWLDSPMPGVQRMMLDRIGDEVARATSLVRYAPFSEFSPHTHDGGEEFLVLEGTFADEHQSYPKGSYVRNPIGTAHQPRIGEDGATIFVKLHQFDKADQQQKVINTHTQPWHQGLVDGLTVMPLHEFQTEHVALVKWAPNTQFKPHRHWGGEEILVLEGTFYDEHGVYPKGTWLRSPHLSEHTPFTKEDGALIYVKTGHL, from the coding sequence ATGACAACCCGCCTTAATGCAGACTTTGAGCAACCTGTGGTAATCCGGCCTGAGGATTATCAATGGTTGGACTCACCCATGCCCGGCGTGCAGCGCATGATGCTGGATCGCATTGGGGATGAAGTAGCCCGGGCCACATCGCTGGTTCGTTATGCGCCTTTTAGTGAGTTTTCACCCCACACCCACGATGGTGGCGAAGAATTTTTAGTACTGGAAGGCACCTTCGCCGACGAGCATCAAAGCTACCCCAAAGGCAGTTATGTGCGTAATCCCATCGGCACCGCCCATCAGCCCCGGATTGGTGAAGACGGCGCCACCATATTCGTAAAGCTGCACCAGTTTGATAAAGCAGACCAGCAGCAAAAGGTGATCAACACCCATACTCAGCCCTGGCATCAGGGATTGGTGGATGGGCTCACCGTCATGCCACTGCACGAATTCCAGACCGAGCATGTGGCGTTGGTAAAATGGGCACCTAACACTCAGTTTAAACCCCACCGACACTGGGGCGGCGAAGAAATCCTGGTCTTGGAAGGCACGTTCTACGATGAGCATGGCGTGTACCCCAAGGGAACCTGGCTACGCAGCCCCCACCTGAGTGAACATACGCCGTTTACCAAAGAAGATGGTGCGCTGATTTACGTCAAAACCGGGCATTTGTAA
- a CDS encoding calcium/sodium antiporter: MLEVLYLLAGIALLAGGGEALIRGALGISQRLKISALLSGLVIVGFGTSMPEMVVSLDAALSGQPDIAIGNVVGSNIANILFILGLCALITPMAVTPTALNRDGLVVVGASLLMIGLAWCQALSRIDGVILMVALAGYLIWAYRSERDKALPVARVHEAEAVEVQAVPKSLAWSFGAIMVGLAALIGGSQVLLKGAVGIAELLSVPKAVVGLTLVAVGTSLPELTISVMAAIRRHADVAVGNILGSNIFNLLGILGISAATQPLALSGRVAAFDQWVMLGVAVVLMGMLYSGRRLGRIEGAVLLLGYIAYVTVSYIAL, from the coding sequence ATGCTTGAGGTTTTGTATCTATTAGCGGGAATCGCGCTACTCGCAGGCGGCGGGGAGGCATTAATTCGCGGCGCTCTGGGGATTTCCCAAAGGCTTAAGATATCGGCCTTACTGTCTGGGCTGGTGATCGTTGGCTTCGGTACGTCTATGCCAGAGATGGTGGTGTCGTTGGATGCCGCTCTGAGCGGGCAGCCTGATATCGCCATTGGCAATGTGGTGGGCAGCAATATTGCCAATATCCTGTTTATTTTAGGCCTCTGTGCGCTGATAACCCCTATGGCGGTGACGCCCACGGCGTTGAACCGGGATGGGCTTGTGGTCGTCGGTGCCAGTCTGCTTATGATTGGACTGGCTTGGTGTCAGGCTTTGTCGCGCATTGACGGGGTGATTTTAATGGTGGCACTGGCGGGCTACTTAATCTGGGCCTATCGCAGTGAGCGGGACAAAGCCTTGCCCGTTGCCAGGGTGCACGAGGCAGAGGCGGTCGAAGTACAGGCGGTACCCAAGTCCCTGGCATGGTCTTTTGGGGCCATTATGGTTGGGTTGGCGGCACTGATTGGCGGCTCGCAGGTATTGTTGAAAGGCGCAGTGGGTATTGCTGAGCTTTTAAGTGTTCCCAAGGCGGTTGTCGGCTTAACTCTGGTCGCCGTGGGGACCTCTCTGCCGGAGTTAACCATCTCTGTTATGGCGGCGATTCGCCGGCATGCCGATGTGGCGGTGGGTAATATTCTCGGCAGCAATATTTTTAATCTGTTGGGGATCCTCGGTATTTCGGCGGCAACGCAGCCTCTGGCTTTGTCCGGGCGGGTGGCAGCCTTTGACCAGTGGGTCATGCTGGGCGTGGCGGTGGTCCTGATGGGAATGTTATACAGTGGTCGCAGGCTGGGCCGGATTGAGGGGGCTGTCTTGCTGTTAGGTTATATTGCCTATGTCACAGTGAGTTATATTGCCTTATAA